Below is a window of Georgenia soli DNA.
CGTCGTCCGTGCAGACTCCGCCGAGGCCGGCCGCCTCGAGGGCCTTGTCGGGGTCGCTGCGGAAGGCGGCTGCGGCCTCCGGGTCGCGCAGGAGCTTCATCAGGAACTCGAGCAGCATGTTGGCAATCGTCGTCATCGCGTCTCCCTCGTCGAGATGGTCCGCCTGACCACCTCCGGCCGGCTGTCTCGAACGTACGAACGCGGTGGGGGGCGAGCATCGGGGGCGGCTCCCCTGCGCGTGCGTGACCGGGTGGGGATCCGGCGGGGGCTCCCGCCAGGGGTGAGGGGGGAACCCCGGCCCTACTCCCCCAGCAGCGCCCGCAGCCGGGTGAGCATCTCCGCGCGGGTGTCCACGCCGAGGCGACGGCGGATCCGGGCGATGTGGTGCTCGGCCGTGCGCGGGGAGATGAAGATCGTCTCGCCGATCTCCCGGTAGGTCTTGCCCGCCAGCACCAGGCGGGCGACCTCCTTCTCGCGGGCGCTGAGCCCGGTCTCGTCCACCACCCCCACGGGGATCCCCGTCGGGGTGGTGCGTGCGCCGTCGTCCTGACGCGCGTCCGCGGCGGAGGGGTGGAGGTCCCGCGCGCAGGCGAGCAGCCTCGTCATGTCCGACCGCTCGGGGGCCCGCGCGGCGGCGTGGCCGGCCAGGCGCGCCCCGTCCCACGCCAGGCCGACGGCGGCCAGGCCGGTGGCGGCCCGTTCGACGGCGGTGACGTCGACGTCGCCGCTGAGCACCCGCACCCACGCCCGCCCTGCCGTGGCCAGGACGGCGGCGTAGGAGCTGGTGGCGGCGGCGGTGACCAGGCCGCGGGCGTGCGGGGCGAGCCGGTCCGGCTGGCCGGTGAGAATGGCCGCCTGGACCCCGCACCAGTGCAGCGGGGCCGCCCACACCGCCGGTTCCCCGAGCCGCAGGAGCAGCTGCCACGCGTCGGCGAGGTGCGGCTCGAGGCGCTGCTCCTCGTGCAGGCGCGCCCCCGCCAGGAGCAGCTCGCCGAGCGGCAGGAGACTGAACAGGTCGACGGGGAAGTGCAGGAGCGCCTCACGGGCGCGCGCCCAGCCGCGGACCAGGCCGGCGGCGTCGTCGGTGCGCCGTGCCAGCCCGACCTCGAGCGCGATGCGGATCATCTCGTCCCGCGGCACGAGGTCGCCGTCGGCCTCGCGCAGCGCGGCACGGGCCTCCTCGGGGCGGTCGCGCAGCATGGCGACCCACCCGCGCAGGAGGTGCAGGCGCGGGGCGGACGCCGGGCCCCCCTGGTGGCCGCGCAGCGCGTCCTCGGCCACGGACTCCGCCACGCCGAGCTCACCGGTGTTCAGGGCCACGAGGGCGGCGAGGACGGCGGGCAGCTCCGGCACCGGGACGGCGGCGCCGTTGGCGGTGAGCGTGTCGGAGGCACGGACCAGCATCCACAGCGAGCGCGTCGGCTGGCCCCGGACCGACTCCCACAGGCCCTGCGCCATGAGGGCCGAGGCGACGGCGAGCGAGGTCGGGGAGCCGAGCCTGGCCCCCGCGGCGAGCATGCGCTCGGCTTCCTCGACGTCACCGGTCCCGAGCATGGCGACCGCGCCGAGGGGGGCCGAGGCGCCCAGCCGCTCCTCCCCCGCCCAGCGGTACAGGTCAGCGGCGCGGGCCAGCATCCCGCGCTGCGCCCACACGGAGGCCCCCACGTCGACGGCGCGGGCCAGGTCGGGCGGGTTGTCGTGGCCGAGCAGCTCCTCCACGATCGCTCCCGCCCGGTCGAGGTCGCCGGCCTGCGCCGCCGACTGGGCGCGCCGGGCGGCGGTCGCCACGGCGTCGGCCCCGGCCGCCGTCGCCTCCTCGTACAGCTCTGAGGCGAGCTGCGGCTCCTGCGCCAGCGCGCCGTCCGCCGTCGACTCGAGCGCCCGGGCCACGTGGGGGTGGCGCAGCCCGGTCCGGGCGAGCTCGCGCGCGACGTCGTTCAGGGAGTGGCCGCCGGCCAGCAGCGTGTCGACGAGCGCCCGCTGGAGCGGACGGACCCGGTAGGCCGGGGTGACCGCGAGCAGCGCGGAGCGCACCAGCGGCACCACCGTGCCGTCGTGCAGCATGAGACCGGCGGCGACCGCCTCGGAGACGAGGGCGTCACCCTCGGCGGGCGACCGCGTCAGCACCGGCGGGACGGCCTCGCCGGAGAGGTCGAAGCCGACGGCGGAGGCGAGCAGGAGGTCCCGCAGGCCGGCGTCGAGGTGCTCGAGCTCGTGGCCGACCTGCAGCGCGACGGACGCCGCGACGTCGGCGGAGGTGAGGCCGGTGGTGCGCATCGCGGAGACCATGCGGTTGACCAGCCACGGCATCCCGCCGGTCTCGTGGAGGATCCTGTCGACCTCGGCGGGAGGCACCGGACCGCGCAGGCTGCGGCCCACGTAGGCGAGCACCTCCGGCGGGCCGAGCGGCCCCAGCACGACCGGGGGGCGCTGCTCGGCGAGGGCGGAGACGAGCCGCCGCAGGCCCGGCGCGACCGGCCAGGGCCGGTAGGCGACGACGAGGTCGCCGTCGTGCTGGTCCCAGTGGCGCAGCACATGCTCGAACGCCGGTTCCGGCAGGCTGTGGGCGTCGTCGATGAGGACCGCCCCGAAGGTGGAGAGGTCCTTGAGGTCGAGCTCTGAGCGCGCGAGCCGGGTCTCGACGCCCGCGCTGCGGTAGGCGTCGGCGAGGTCTGCCAGCAGTGCCGACTTCCCGGACCCGCCGACCCCAACGAGAGTGGCCGCCCGGCGGGCCGGTGGGCCCGTGGTGATCTCCTCGTAGAGGGCGGCCGCCGCGGTGCCGCGGGCCTCCCGGAGGACGGCCGGCCGGGTGCTCGTCATCCTCCACCGGCCGAGGGACTCGGGGGCGCCGGGTCGGTCGTCGGGAAGGAGGCCTCGCTCGGCGCGGCCGTGGGTGTCGCCGCCGGCGTCGTCGGCTCCTGCGTCGTCGGCGGCGTCGTCGGGTCCGTGGTGGGCGGCTCGGTCGGCTCCTGCGTCGTCGGCGGCGTCGTCGGGTTCGTGGTGGGCGGCTCGGTCGGCTCCGGCGTGACGGGCGGGGTCGTCGGCGGCGGCGTCGTCGGCACCTGCGTGGGCGGAGGGGTCGTCGGGTTCGTGGTCGGCACGGGGGTGCTGGGCGTGCCCGTGCCGGGCGTGGCGGTGCCGGGGGAGGTCGGGCTCGGCGACGACGGCGCCTTCGTCCCCGTGCCACCTCCTGTGGTGCCCGACGGCCTCGGCGACGGGGCGGGGCTGCCCTTCCCGGGCCCCTCGACGACCGCCGGGGTGCGCGGGTCGGAGCTCTTCGCGCCGTCGGTGGACCGGGCGGGTCGGGTCTCCTGCGGCGTCGTGGTGGCGATGGCCTGGGCGTGCGCCCGTCGCCCGGCGAAGACGCTGGCGTCGGTGGCCATCGGTGCCCCGGCCCCACCTGCCCGGGCGTCCACCTCGGCCGCGGCGGCGGCCGGCGTGTCCGGCTGCACCGAGTCGCCCAGCTTGGCGACGACGGAGGAGAGCGTGCTGCGCCCGGCCTCGATCACCGCCGGCGTCTGCCCCGCCATCGAGGTCACCACGGTGATGCCGAGGACGGCGGCGGAGACGGCCAGCACCCGGACGCCCGTCACGTGCCGCCTGCGTGCGGGATCCTGCCTCGGGACGAAGGAACCGCCCGCGGCGACCAGGCGCGCCGGAGCCTCGTCGGGGGTCTCCGCGGTCGTGCCCGGCACCGCGTCCTCGAACGCCGTCGGCTCCGAGATGGAGCCGGCCGCGACGGTCCACCCCCGCGGGAACGCCCCGACGGCCGCCAGGGCCGGTGCCGCGGACCCCGCCGTCGCGACCGCGAGCGACTCGGCCGCCGCCCGGGCGGCCCCGAGCGCGACGGAGGCCTGCGGGTCGGTGTCGACGGCGACGGGGCGGCCGAACCGTGCCGAGAGCAGCTCGGCGACGAGCGGGATGCGGGACGAACCGCCCACGAGGAGGATCGCCTCCAGGTCCTCCGGCGCCACCTCGGCGCTGTGGAGCGCGGTCGCGAGCACGTCGAGCGTCTGCTCGACCGCCGGGGCGATCAGCTCCTCGAGCTCGGCCCGCACGATCCGCACCTGCGTCTGCAGCCCGGGCAGGAGCACCGGGACCGTGGTCTCGGCGTCGGCGGAGAGCGCCTCCTTCGCCTCGGTGCACTCGCGGCGGAGCCGGGCCAGGGCCGCGAGCGCGCCCGGCGCCTGCGGGGAGAGGTCAGTCAGGGCGTCGCCGACGGCGGCCGCCACGTGGGCGAGCACCAGCTCGTCGAGGTCGGCGCCCCCCAGTCGTTCGAGCCCCTCCGGCCGACCGATGATCTCGCAGCCGTCGGGGCCGGACCGGCGCACGACCGCCGCGTCGAAGGTCCCGCCGCCGAAGTCGTAGACCGCGACGGTCGCGCCGTCGGCCACCCGCGGCTGGGCGAGGTAGTGCCGGGCCGCGGCGCGCGGCTCGCTCACGAGAGTCACGTCCGGCAGGCCGGCGTCCGCCAGGGCGTCGCGGACGATGCCGGCACGGTAGGAGCCCCACGTGGCCGGGACGGCCACGGCGACGGCGTCGGGCGGCTCCCCCTCCTGCTCCTCGGCGCGGTCGAGCACCCAGCGTGCCTGCGCCGCGTAGAGGTCCTCGGGGGTCACGGCGATGTCGCCGACCGAGACCGGGACCGTGTCCCCGACCCGCCGCTTCACCTCGCGGACCACGCGCTCCGGGTGGGAGACGGTCCGGCGCTCGGCCGCCTCACCGACCAGGGCCTGGCCGGCCTCGTCGAGGTACACCACGGACGGGACGGCGGGGCCGCGCGTCCCGAGCCAGAGCAGCTGGGGCGAGGGGTCGCCGTCCGGGCGCGCGGAAGCGGCCACCGTGGAGGTCGTACCGATGTCGATGCCCAGCACGTACGGCATGTCTTCCCCAGACGGCACTCATCATCAATGTGGCCCCCCGGATGCAGCCAGGCTACGAGACCACCACGACCCCTGCACACCCCTTGAAGGGGGAAACAGGAAAGGGACTTTTCGGCTCCAATATGCGGCGGGACCACCGTCCATGCTCCTTGCGCCCGGCCACGGGCCGGGGCACGGGCGAGGACCGGTGTCTACTGTGGGTCGCCGTGACCACGCTTCTGCTCGCCTCCGCCTCACCCGCCCGACTGGCCACCCTGCGCTCCGCCGGCATCGAGCCGCTGGTCGCGGTCTCGTCCGTCGACGAGCCCGCCGTGCTGGCCCGGGCGGCCGAGGAGGCCGCTGCCGCCGGGCTCGGCACGCTCCCGGCCGCCGAGCAGGTGCTGCTGCTGGCGCGGGCGAAGGCACGGGACGTGGTCGCCTCCGCGCCCGCGGCCGCGCAGGCGGACCTGGTGCTGGGCTGCGACTCCATGCTCGAGCTCGACGGCGGCGCCGGCGTGGAGGTGGTGGGCAGGCCTGTCGACGCCGCGGACGCGGTGGCCCGGTGGCGCTCGATGCGCGGCCGCTCCGGCCGGCTCCACACCGGGCACTGGCTGGTGCGCGGTGCGCATCAGGTGGGTGCGACCTCCACGACGCTCGTGCACTTCGCGGACCTCTCCGACGCCGAGATCGACGCCTACGTCGCCACCGGTGAGCCGCTGCGCGTCGCCGGCGCCTTCACCGTCGACGGCCTCGGCGGGCCGTTCGTCACCGGCATCGAGGGCGACCACCACGGAGTCGTGGGCCTGAGCCTGCCGCTGCTGCGGGACCTGCTCGCCCGCGTGGGCCTGACGGTCCCCGACCTGTGGGACGCCACCGTGCGGGCGTGAGTCAGCGCCGGGAGCGGCGCATGGCCCTGACGACCGTGAGGGGACGGTCCGCCTCGTCGCGGCCCGCCGCGAGGAGCCGGTAGCGCTCGGTCTCCACGCCGACGAGCGCCACCCGCCCCTCGGCGTCGTGGTGCGTCCCCCAGCCGTAGGTCTTGCCGAGCGGCGAGGAGCGCAGGCACGCCTGCGGGCGGGCGAAGAACTCCTCCCTCGCCCGCACGCGCTCCGGCTCGGCGATGCCCTCCCGCAGCGCGTGCACGGTGAACAGCACGTCGTCGGAGGTTAAGTGTACGGCGGCGCCCCACGGAGCAGCTCGTACGTGAGCGACGCGACGGTGGGCCGTGCCCGGGCGGGTGGTTCCTCGCTCGCGACGGCGGTGCTGTCCTCCGCGACGGCGATGAACGTGTCCTTGTAGTTCGTCGTTCCCATGGCGCCTCCAGCCGGTGTGCTCGCACGGTAGCGGCCGGCGCCGACACCCGGACCGGGATCGTCAGAGCCGGGCCGAAGACCGTCACAGCCGGGCGATGACGGCGTCCAGCATCTCCTCGGTGAGCTTCCCCGTGAAGGTGTTCTGCTGGCTGACGTGGTAGCTGCCCAGCAGGCGCACCGGACGCCCGTCGCGCGTGCGCAGGACCGTCTCCGCCCCGTGCCCGAACCGCGGCCTGGGGCGCGGCACCTCCCAGCCGAGCCGCCTCGCGGCGGCCAGTGCGGCGTCCCACCCGATGGCGCCCAGCGCCAGCATCGACTCCAGGCCGGGCGTGACGAGGTCCAGCTCCCGGTCGAGCCAGGTGCCGCAGGTGCGCCGCTCCTCGGGCGTGGGCCGGTTCGCGGGCGGCGCGCACCGGACGGCGGAGACGATCCGCAGGCCGGTCAGCTCCAGGCCGTCCCCGGCGGCGACCGACGTGGCCTGGCTCGCGTAACCGGCGCGGTGCAGCGCCGCGTAGATCCAGTCCCCGCTCCGGTCCCCGGTGAACAGCCGGCCCGTGCGGTTCGTGCCGTTGGCGGCAGGGGCGAGGCCGACGACGAGCACCCGGGGCCGCCGGTCGCCGAACCCCGGCCCGGGCCGGCCCCAGTAGGGCTGGTTCGCGAAGGAGGCCCGGCGCCCCGTGGTCGCGACGCTCTCGCGCCAGGCGACGAGCCGCGGGCACGCCCGGCAGACGGAGACGAGCGCGTCGACGTCGGCCACGTCCCGCGCGGCCGCGGCGAGCACGGCGACCTCCTCCGCGGAGGTCGCGACCGCCGTCGTCGGTGAGGCTGGATCGCCGGGCCAGCCGGTCCCCGGGGGCACGGGCGAGGCGAAGAGCCGGCCGGTGACGGGGTGGGGCAGGGGCGCAGCGAGGTCGGGCACGCCCGTCATCCTCCCGTCACCGCCCGGGCGACGCCCGTCTTTGTACCCCTGCTACAACGGGACCGGACATGATCCACGTCACACCGGCACAGATTGTGGGAAGCGCACAAACGCCGTCGGACGCGCTTGCAGGGATGGACAGACTTGCCCGCCGCCGTCGGGTCGAAGTGTGATGGAGCGGTGGCGCGCGGCTAACGTGGTGCGGTCAGTCCTCCACCCCTCATCACGGGAGCGCCCATGCCGAGCACCTCCACCCAGCCGGGCCAGCTTCGCCCGCTCCGGAAGGTGCTCATCGCCAACCGCGGCGAGATCGCCGTCCGGGTGGCCCGGGCCTGCGCCGACGCCGGCGTGGCCACGGTCGGGGTGTACGCGGACCCGGACCGCGACGCCCTGCACGTCAAGCTGTGCGACGAGGCGTTCGCGCTGGGCGGCATGCGCGCCGCGGAGACGTACCTCGACTCCGGCAAGATCCTCGACGTCGCGCGCCGCTCCGGCGCCGACGCCGTCCACCCCGGCTACGGCTTCCTCTCCGAGAACGCCGACTTCGCGCGCGCGGTGATCGACGCGGGCCTGGTGTGGATCGGTCCGCCCCCGGCGGCCATCGAGGCCCTCGGCGACAAGGTCACCGCCCGCCACATCGCCCAGCAGGTCGGTGCGCCGCTGGTGCCCGGGACCGCCGACCCCGTGGCCGGCGCGGACGAGGTCCTCGCCTTCGCCGACGAGTTCGGCCTGCCGGTGGCCATCAAGGCGGCCTACGGCGGCGGCGGGCGCGGCCTGAAGGTCGCGCGCACCCGGGAGGAGATCCCGGACCTGTTCGACTCCGCCGTCCGGGAGGCCACCGCGGCGTTCGGGCGCGGGGAGTGCTTCGTCGAGCGGTTCCTCGACCGGCCCCGCCACGTCGAGACGCAGTGCCTGGCCGACGTCGCCGGCAACGTCGTCGTCGTCTCCACCCGTGACTGCTCGCTGCAGCGCCGGCACCAGAAGCTGGTCGAGGAGGCCCCGGCACCCTTCCTCTCCGCCGAGCAGGAGCACCAGCTCGTCGAGGCGTCGAAGGCGATCCTGAAGGCCGCCGGGTACGTCGGCGCCGGCACGTGCGAGTTCCTCGTCGGCGTCGACGGGACGATCTCCTTCCTCGAGGTCAACACGCGCCTCCAGGTCGAGCACCCCGTCAGCGAGGAGATCACCGGCATCGACCTCGTGCGCGAGCAGCTGCGCCTCGCCGCCGGCGAGGAGCTCGGCAACGACTCCGTCCCGGCACGCGGGCACTCCATCGAGCTGCGCATCAACGGCGAGGACCCCGCCTCCGGCTTCATGCCGGCGCCCGGGACCATCACCTCCCTGACGTGGCCCTCCGGCCCGGGGGTGCGCGTCGACTCGGGCGTCGTCGGCGGCGACTCCGTCTCCGGCGCGTTCGACTCGATGCTCGCCAAGATCATCGTCACCGGCGCCACGCGCACCCAGGCGATCGAGCGGGCACGCCGCGCGCTGCGCGAGACCGAGATCGTCGGGCTGCCCACCGTCCTGCCGTTCCACCGGTCGGTGCTCACCGAGCCCGACTTCGTCGCCGACGGCGGCGCGGAGACCTTCCGGGTGCACACCACCTGGATCGAGAACGACTACGCCGAACGCCTGCGGGCGCTGCCCTCCTCCCGGCCGGAGGCGCTCCCGCCCACCCCGGAGCCCACCGACCCGGAACCCACCGAGCGCGTCGTCGTCGAGGTGGGCGGCAAGCGCCTCGAGGTCGTCCTGCCGGCCGGTCTCGGGATCTCCGGCGGTCTGCGCGGGTCCTCCCGGCGGCCCGTGCGCCGCTCTTCCGGGCGCACGGCGGCCTCCGCCGGCACCAACGGCGCGGCGCTGACCTCCCCCATGCAGGGCACGATCGTGAAGGTGGCCGTGGCCGACGGCGAGATCGTCGCGGCCGGCGACCTCGTCGTCGTCCTCGAGGCCATGAAGATGGAGCAGCCGCTGGTGGCGCACCGCGCGGGGCGGGTGCACGGCATGGCGGCCGCCGTCGGGCAGAACGTGGCCACCGGTGCGGTCATCTGCCAGATCGACCCCATGGAAGACGCCTCGGCGAACTGAGGCTGGCCCACCCCAGCGCACGACTCGTCAACTTCTCGCCGAGACGTCAAGAATTCATGACGTCTCGTTGAGCGGTGAGACGGCGGAGCGGGCGAGACGGCGGAGCTGGTGAATGCGTCGTCACCACCCGTGCCCGTGCCGATCACCCGCGCGCCCGACGTCCCGCACCCGCGCGCCCGACCGTCCCGCGCCTGCGCGACCGCCCCGTACCGCCGCCTGTGCGACCGCCCCGTACCGCCGCCTGCGAGTCCGCCTGCGCCGCCCGTAAGCGCTCCTGCGCTGAGTAAGTCCGCCAAGGCGGACTTACTCAGCGCAGACCCACTGACGGAGCGGCGCGCCGGTAGGACAGAACCGCCCACGCAGCACGAACCGCCCGGAGAACCCTGGGGTCCTCCGGGCGGTTCTGTCGAGCCGGTCGGACGGTGCCGACGACGGCGCAGCGGGTCTACCGGGCCGCGGCGCTGACCGGCTCCCCGGCCTGCTCCTGCGCGGCCGCCTTGACCATCTCCGCGCACTTCTCGCCGATCATCATCACGGTGATGTTCGGGTTGACGGTCATGTGCTCGGGCATGATCGAGGCGTCAGCCACCCGCAGGCCCGTGACGCCCTTGACGCGCAGCTCGGGGTCGAGCGGGGACATGGGGTCCTCTGGAGCGCCCATGCGAACCGTCCCCACCGGGTGGTAGACGGTGTTGTGCGTGCGGCGGATGTAGTCGGCGATCTGCTCGTCGGTCTGGACGTCCTTGCCGGGGTAGAGCTCCTCCCCCGCCCACTCGGCCATCGCGGGCTGCGCGACAATCTCCCGGGCCTTGCGGATGCCGGCGATCATGACGCGCATGTCGTGCGGGTCGGTGAAGTAGCGCGGGTCCACCATCGGCTTGTCACGGAAGTCCCTGCTGCGCAGCCGGACGGTGCCGCGGGAGCGGGCGTGGGTGACGTTCGGGGTCAGGCAGAAGCCGTTCTCCGTCGTCGGGTAGCCCTGGCGCAGGGTGTGCATGTCGAAGGGCACGGACCCGTAGTGCATCATCAGGTCCGGGCGGTCGAGGCCCTCCTCGGTGGGGGCGAAGACCCCGATCTCCCACCACTGGGTCGAGGTGGTCGGCATGGGCTGCTTCGCCTCCCACTGGATGACGCCCTCGGGGTGGTCCTGGAGGTTCTCCCCCACACCGGGGGCGTCCACGACGACCTCGACGCCGACCTCGCGCAGGTGCTCGGCCGGGCCGATGCCGGAGAGCATGAGGAGCTTGGGTGTGTCGATGGCGCCGGTGGAGACGATCACCTCGCGGCGTGCCGACACGACCTTCGTGCGCCCGAAGGCGTTGTCGGTGACCTCGACGCCGGTGCACCGGTTGTTCTCGTCGAGCACGAGCTTCTTGGCCCAGGTGTCCGTCAGGACGTGGAGGTTCTCCCGGTCCAGGACCGGGTGGATGTAGGACACCGACGAGGAGGAGCGAGTGCCGTCGGGCCGGCGGTTGATCTGGAAGAAGTTCGCGCCGTTGACCACGGTCTCACCGGTGTTGAACTTCGCGCGGGGGATGCCGGCCTGCTCGCACGCGTCCAGGAGCG
It encodes the following:
- a CDS encoding DUF6157 family protein, which encodes MLFTVHALREGIAEPERVRAREEFFARPQACLRSSPLGKTYGWGTHHDAEGRVALVGVETERYRLLAAGRDEADRPLTVVRAMRRSRR
- a CDS encoding acetyl/propionyl/methylcrotonyl-CoA carboxylase subunit alpha, which produces MPSTSTQPGQLRPLRKVLIANRGEIAVRVARACADAGVATVGVYADPDRDALHVKLCDEAFALGGMRAAETYLDSGKILDVARRSGADAVHPGYGFLSENADFARAVIDAGLVWIGPPPAAIEALGDKVTARHIAQQVGAPLVPGTADPVAGADEVLAFADEFGLPVAIKAAYGGGGRGLKVARTREEIPDLFDSAVREATAAFGRGECFVERFLDRPRHVETQCLADVAGNVVVVSTRDCSLQRRHQKLVEEAPAPFLSAEQEHQLVEASKAILKAAGYVGAGTCEFLVGVDGTISFLEVNTRLQVEHPVSEEITGIDLVREQLRLAAGEELGNDSVPARGHSIELRINGEDPASGFMPAPGTITSLTWPSGPGVRVDSGVVGGDSVSGAFDSMLAKIIVTGATRTQAIERARRALRETEIVGLPTVLPFHRSVLTEPDFVADGGAETFRVHTTWIENDYAERLRALPSSRPEALPPTPEPTDPEPTERVVVEVGGKRLEVVLPAGLGISGGLRGSSRRPVRRSSGRTAASAGTNGAALTSPMQGTIVKVAVADGEIVAAGDLVVVLEAMKMEQPLVAHRAGRVHGMAAAVGQNVATGAVICQIDPMEDASAN
- a CDS encoding LuxR C-terminal-related transcriptional regulator codes for the protein MTSTRPAVLREARGTAAAALYEEITTGPPARRAATLVGVGGSGKSALLADLADAYRSAGVETRLARSELDLKDLSTFGAVLIDDAHSLPEPAFEHVLRHWDQHDGDLVVAYRPWPVAPGLRRLVSALAEQRPPVVLGPLGPPEVLAYVGRSLRGPVPPAEVDRILHETGGMPWLVNRMVSAMRTTGLTSADVAASVALQVGHELEHLDAGLRDLLLASAVGFDLSGEAVPPVLTRSPAEGDALVSEAVAAGLMLHDGTVVPLVRSALLAVTPAYRVRPLQRALVDTLLAGGHSLNDVARELARTGLRHPHVARALESTADGALAQEPQLASELYEEATAAGADAVATAARRAQSAAQAGDLDRAGAIVEELLGHDNPPDLARAVDVGASVWAQRGMLARAADLYRWAGEERLGASAPLGAVAMLGTGDVEEAERMLAAGARLGSPTSLAVASALMAQGLWESVRGQPTRSLWMLVRASDTLTANGAAVPVPELPAVLAALVALNTGELGVAESVAEDALRGHQGGPASAPRLHLLRGWVAMLRDRPEEARAALREADGDLVPRDEMIRIALEVGLARRTDDAAGLVRGWARAREALLHFPVDLFSLLPLGELLLAGARLHEEQRLEPHLADAWQLLLRLGEPAVWAAPLHWCGVQAAILTGQPDRLAPHARGLVTAAATSSYAAVLATAGRAWVRVLSGDVDVTAVERAATGLAAVGLAWDGARLAGHAAARAPERSDMTRLLACARDLHPSAADARQDDGARTTPTGIPVGVVDETGLSAREKEVARLVLAGKTYREIGETIFISPRTAEHHIARIRRRLGVDTRAEMLTRLRALLGE
- a CDS encoding Maf family protein; its protein translation is MTTLLLASASPARLATLRSAGIEPLVAVSSVDEPAVLARAAEEAAAAGLGTLPAAEQVLLLARAKARDVVASAPAAAQADLVLGCDSMLELDGGAGVEVVGRPVDAADAVARWRSMRGRSGRLHTGHWLVRGAHQVGATSTTLVHFADLSDAEIDAYVATGEPLRVAGAFTVDGLGGPFVTGIEGDHHGVVGLSLPLLRDLLARVGLTVPDLWDATVRA
- a CDS encoding GMC family oxidoreductase, encoding MNEKTYDYVVVGGGSAGAVVAARLSEDPGVQVALLEAGPTDVGVDVVLQLDRWMELLESGYDWDYQIEPQENGNSFMRHSRAKVLGGCSSHNSCIAFWPPREDLDEWETRHGATGWGSEHTLPLVTKLENNEDDGPLHGHDGPVRLMNVPPTDPCGVALLDACEQAGIPRAKFNTGETVVNGANFFQINRRPDGTRSSSSVSYIHPVLDRENLHVLTDTWAKKLVLDENNRCTGVEVTDNAFGRTKVVSARREVIVSTGAIDTPKLLMLSGIGPAEHLREVGVEVVVDAPGVGENLQDHPEGVIQWEAKQPMPTTSTQWWEIGVFAPTEEGLDRPDLMMHYGSVPFDMHTLRQGYPTTENGFCLTPNVTHARSRGTVRLRSRDFRDKPMVDPRYFTDPHDMRVMIAGIRKAREIVAQPAMAEWAGEELYPGKDVQTDEQIADYIRRTHNTVYHPVGTVRMGAPEDPMSPLDPELRVKGVTGLRVADASIMPEHMTVNPNITVMMIGEKCAEMVKAAAQEQAGEPVSAAAR
- a CDS encoding uracil-DNA glycosylase, with protein sequence MTGVPDLAAPLPHPVTGRLFASPVPPGTGWPGDPASPTTAVATSAEEVAVLAAAARDVADVDALVSVCRACPRLVAWRESVATTGRRASFANQPYWGRPGPGFGDRRPRVLVVGLAPAANGTNRTGRLFTGDRSGDWIYAALHRAGYASQATSVAAGDGLELTGLRIVSAVRCAPPANRPTPEERRTCGTWLDRELDLVTPGLESMLALGAIGWDAALAAARRLGWEVPRPRPRFGHGAETVLRTRDGRPVRLLGSYHVSQQNTFTGKLTEEMLDAVIARL
- a CDS encoding DUF6157 family protein; this translates as MGTTNYKDTFIAVAEDSTAVASEEPPARARPTVASLTYELLRGAPPYT
- a CDS encoding Hsp70 family protein, translating into MPYVLGIDIGTTSTVAASARPDGDPSPQLLWLGTRGPAVPSVVYLDEAGQALVGEAAERRTVSHPERVVREVKRRVGDTVPVSVGDIAVTPEDLYAAQARWVLDRAEEQEGEPPDAVAVAVPATWGSYRAGIVRDALADAGLPDVTLVSEPRAAARHYLAQPRVADGATVAVYDFGGGTFDAAVVRRSGPDGCEIIGRPEGLERLGGADLDELVLAHVAAAVGDALTDLSPQAPGALAALARLRRECTEAKEALSADAETTVPVLLPGLQTQVRIVRAELEELIAPAVEQTLDVLATALHSAEVAPEDLEAILLVGGSSRIPLVAELLSARFGRPVAVDTDPQASVALGAARAAAESLAVATAGSAAPALAAVGAFPRGWTVAAGSISEPTAFEDAVPGTTAETPDEAPARLVAAGGSFVPRQDPARRRHVTGVRVLAVSAAVLGITVVTSMAGQTPAVIEAGRSTLSSVVAKLGDSVQPDTPAAAAAEVDARAGGAGAPMATDASVFAGRRAHAQAIATTTPQETRPARSTDGAKSSDPRTPAVVEGPGKGSPAPSPRPSGTTGGGTGTKAPSSPSPTSPGTATPGTGTPSTPVPTTNPTTPPPTQVPTTPPPTTPPVTPEPTEPPTTNPTTPPTTQEPTEPPTTDPTTPPTTQEPTTPAATPTAAPSEASFPTTDPAPPSPSAGGG